A single genomic interval of Lathyrus oleraceus cultivar Zhongwan6 chromosome 7, CAAS_Psat_ZW6_1.0, whole genome shotgun sequence harbors:
- the LOC127107461 gene encoding serine carboxypeptidase-like has translation MGFSETSLSLFLFFILFSSSYATSRITHQQRFPSTTKFSPNQRAEKLIKSFNLFPKEPVNIIHGDYSFVDHFVPGKIVEKKFSFFGDSDEPSVDDLGHHAGYYSLSKSARMFYFFFESRNGTKDAPVVIWLTGGPGCSSELALFYENGPFKINNDLSLSWNDYGWDKGSNIIFVDQPIGTGFSYSSNDNDIPHDETGVSNDLYDFLQEFFKQHPEYVKNDFYITGESYAGHYVPALASRVHRGNKDNKGIIINLKGFAIGNGLTNPGIQYPAYTQFAFDNKLITKEDQTDINSLIPSCLDATKTCESEGGESCLTALNQCEQITSNILTIAGNINYYDIRKTCDGPLCYDFSNLETLLNKKTVRDALGVGNIEFVSCSKVVYNAMLQDWMRNLEVDIPSLLEDGIKVLIYAGEFDFICNWLGNSQWVHSMKWSGQKQFVASKTVQFLVDGRQAGLLNSYGPLSFLKVNGAGHLVPMDQPKAALQMLVNWIEGKLV, from the exons ATGGGATTCTCCGAAACTTCTTTGTCTCTTTTCTTGttcttcattttattttcttcatcTTATGCAACTTCTCGCATCACACATCAACAACGATTTCCATCAACAACAAAGTTTTCACCAAATCAACGAGCTGAAAAACTTATAAAAAGCTTTAACTTATTCCCAAAGGAACCAGTTAATATAATACATGGTGATTATTCTTTTGTTGATCATTTTGTCCCCGGAAAAATCGTAGAGAAGAAGTTCTCGTTTTTTGGTGATTCTGATGAACCTTCTGTTGATGATCTCGGTCACCATGCCGGATATTATTCCCTTTCCAAATCTGCAAG GATGTTCTATTTTTTCTTTGAATCAAGAAATGGTACTAAGGATGCACCAGTTGTGATATGGTTGACAGGAGGACCAGGTTGTAGCAGTGAACTAGCTTTGTTTTATGAGAATGGACCTTTTAAAATTAACAATGATTTGTCTCTTTCCTGGAATGACTATGGTTGGGACAAG GGATCAAATATTATTTTTGTTGACCAACCCATTGGGACAGGTTTCAGCTACAGTTCTAATGATAATGATATTCCTCATGATGAAACTGGAGTTAGTAATGATTTGTATGATTTCTTGCAG GAGTTTTTCAAGCAGCACCCTGAGTATGTTAAGAATGACTTTTATATTACTGGCGAATCTTACGCGGGGCACTATGTTCCGGCACTCGCATCCCGGGTTCACCGAGGAAACAAAGACAACAAAGGGATTATTATAAACCTCAAG GGATTTGCTATTGGTAATGGCTTAACCAACCCTGGAATTCAGTACCCAGCATACACTCAGTTTGCATTTGATAACAAATTGATTACAAAAGAAGATCAAACTGATATAAACTCGCTGATTCCATCGTGTTTGGATGCCACCAAAACTTGTG AGAGTGAAGGTGGAGAAAGTTGCTTAACGGCCTTAAATCAATGCGAACAGATAACAAGTAACATCTTGACCATTGCTGGCAACATTAAT TACTATGACATCAGAAAGACATGCGACGGACCATTGTGTTACGACTTTTCAAATCTAGAGACTCTTTTAAACAAGAAGACAGTTAGGGATGCTTTAGGTGTTGGAAATATAGAGTTTGTTTCATGCAGCAAAGTAGTATACAATGCTATGCTGCAAGATTGGATGAGAAACCTTGAAGTGGATATTCCTTCACTTCTTGAAGATGGAATCAAGGTTCTTATATATGCCGGAGAATTCGATTTTATTTGCAATTGGCTTG GGAATTCACAATGGGTTCATAGCATGAAGTGGTCAGGTCAAAAACAGTTTGTGGCATCCAAAACAGTTCAGTTTTTGGTTGATGGTAGACAAGCAGGATTATTGAATAGCTATGGACCTCTCTCTTTTCTAAAG GTGAATGGTGCTGGACATTTGGTTCCTATGGATCAGCCAAAAGCTGCACTTCAGATGTTGGTTAACTGGATAGAAGGGAAACTTGTTTAA